The Sulfurimonas lithotrophica genome includes a region encoding these proteins:
- a CDS encoding EAL domain-containing response regulator — MRAELSILIVDDLLDNRLAIKIALKKEGYKLYEAANGEEALQKCIELTPDVILMDGMMPVMDGYEATKAIRNLEEFKRTPILMITALSEKDDKIKALNFGVNDFISKPFDKHELIARCKSYANLSKINKQYILASKNRFTNLPNKSALMDDINLCQNPVLVLFKIKDYELLEEFYSEEVVNRIESKFAKIIPDIIPAKCKNSTLYHTSDGEFALLNDKKDEVIVVDDMYETCTEFQSNIRDVKILLDNYEYEVAVDISFSYNTKQLFEYSRIGLSHVMKGKRNIIFSNEIVEHVHKEAEKNIKMIKTIKNALDNKKIVSYYQPLFNNKTKQIEKYESLVRIIDEDYKVVSPFFFLDIAKKGRYYTSITKCVLDNSFKALKMTQNEISINLSALDIEDRALSSRILEFLKNNKDCAKRVIFELLEDELFYDFERVKNFITEVKKYGVKIAIDDFGAGYSNFERLIDFQPDIIKIDGSLIKNIHENTFNRNVVETIQSFATKINVKTVAEFVSNEEIFNIINEIGIDFSQGYYIDEPKELFS, encoded by the coding sequence GTGAGAGCTGAACTTAGTATCTTGATTGTAGATGACTTATTAGATAATCGACTTGCAATAAAAATTGCATTAAAAAAAGAGGGATATAAACTTTATGAAGCGGCCAACGGTGAAGAGGCTTTACAAAAGTGTATAGAGTTAACGCCTGATGTAATCTTAATGGATGGTATGATGCCTGTTATGGACGGGTATGAAGCTACAAAAGCAATTAGAAATTTAGAAGAATTTAAAAGAACACCGATTCTCATGATTACGGCATTAAGTGAGAAAGACGATAAAATAAAAGCTCTTAATTTTGGAGTTAACGATTTTATCTCCAAACCTTTTGATAAACATGAACTAATAGCCAGATGCAAATCTTATGCAAATCTCTCAAAAATAAATAAACAATATATACTTGCTTCTAAAAACCGCTTTACAAATCTTCCTAACAAATCTGCTTTGATGGATGATATTAATTTATGTCAAAATCCTGTGTTGGTATTATTTAAAATAAAAGACTATGAGCTTCTTGAAGAGTTTTATTCAGAAGAAGTCGTAAACAGAATCGAGTCAAAATTTGCCAAAATAATTCCGGATATCATACCTGCAAAATGTAAAAACTCAACTTTATATCATACCTCAGACGGCGAGTTTGCACTTCTAAACGATAAAAAAGATGAAGTAATCGTAGTGGATGATATGTATGAAACATGTACAGAATTTCAAAGTAATATCAGAGACGTCAAAATCCTTTTAGATAACTATGAGTATGAAGTAGCTGTTGACATAAGTTTTTCATATAATACAAAACAATTGTTTGAATATTCAAGAATAGGTTTAAGTCATGTAATGAAGGGAAAAAGAAATATTATTTTTTCCAATGAGATAGTAGAACATGTTCATAAAGAAGCGGAAAAAAATATAAAAATGATTAAAACGATTAAAAATGCATTGGATAATAAAAAAATCGTATCTTATTATCAGCCGCTTTTTAACAATAAAACAAAACAGATAGAAAAGTATGAGTCTCTTGTTCGAATTATTGACGAAGACTATAAAGTAGTATCTCCGTTTTTTTTCCTCGATATTGCAAAAAAAGGTAGATATTATACAAGTATCACGAAGTGTGTCTTAGATAATAGCTTTAAAGCATTAAAAATGACGCAAAACGAAATCTCTATAAATTTATCTGCTTTAGATATTGAAGACAGAGCTTTATCTTCAAGAATATTAGAGTTTTTAAAAAATAATAAAGATTGTGCAAAAAGGGTTATTTTTGAGCTTTTGGAAGATGAATTGTTTTATGATTTTGAGAGAGTTAAAAATTTTATTACAGAAGTTAAAAAATACGGTGTGAAAATCGCTATAGACGACTTTGGAGCAGGTTATTCAAACTTTGAAAGATTAATTGATTTTCAACCGGATATAATTAAAATAGACGGTAGCTTGATTAAAAATATACATGAAAATACTTTTAACAGAAACGTAGTGGAAACAATACAAAGTTTTGCTACCAAAATTAATGTTAAAACAGTTGCGGAGTTTGTATCAAACGAAGAGATATTTAATATAATAAACGAGATTGGAATCGACTTTTCCCAAGGTTATTATATAGATGAACCAAAAGAACTTTTTAGTTAA
- the groES gene encoding co-chaperone GroES → MNFTPLGKRVLVKRLEEASTTASGIIIPDNAAEKPSQGEVVAISSEVSELKNGNNVLFGKFAGNEVSLDGEKYLVLDVEDIFGIIG, encoded by the coding sequence ATGAATTTTACACCGTTAGGTAAAAGAGTATTAGTAAAAAGATTAGAAGAGGCAAGTACAACTGCTTCGGGAATCATTATTCCGGATAATGCTGCTGAAAAACCTTCACAAGGTGAAGTTGTGGCAATAAGCAGTGAGGTAAGCGAACTTAAAAACGGAAATAACGTTTTATTTGGTAAGTTTGCAGGCAATGAAGTTTCACTTGATGGTGAAAAGTATTTAGTTTTAGATGTTGAAGATATTTTTGGAATCATAGGTTAA
- a CDS encoding Hpt domain-containing protein — protein sequence MAYSIDLEAIAKELDFDLEDVEMLVDVFLDSAEEGLVELKDAIAQNDLESIFASSHAIKGSAANIKLDEISSLARNIENSARNNNTMDYEKEYNKLKELVESIRV from the coding sequence ATGGCTTACAGCATTGATTTAGAAGCAATAGCAAAAGAATTGGATTTTGATTTGGAAGATGTTGAGATGTTAGTTGATGTTTTTTTAGACAGTGCCGAGGAAGGTCTTGTTGAACTAAAAGATGCAATAGCTCAAAATGATTTAGAATCAATATTCGCTTCATCGCATGCTATCAAAGGAAGTGCCGCAAATATAAAACTTGACGAGATATCTTCTCTTGCAAGAAATATAGAAAATAGTGCAAGAAATAATAATACAATGGACTATGAAAAGGAATATAATAAATTAAAAGAATTGGTAGAATCAATAAGAGTATGA
- a CDS encoding ABC transporter substrate-binding protein, with amino-acid sequence MFLKINFLQTILFLLFYVSCLNANNNNLEKVSLQLNGLSTFEFAGYYMALKNGYYKEAGLDVKILERNFNKNNIDQVINGEATYSISDSNILLYRSYGHPVQVMASIFQHSPLVLISAENTMIFSPLEMNNKIISYPEATDNAAVSVLLSSSGLKKSDYTYIPFKNDYKDFLEGKIDVISGHSGRIIFDLLDEDVDFNIINPVNYGVDLYDGILFSREKELKNNPERSKKFLAASIKGWNYAMDNKELSAKTLIDEYGSKSTLDALLYEANLYEKLMVRKLVDIGYTNSDRFYKAAQAFEKMDKSDKDSLKQALKELVWNPNTDKPNYEKYLNILLIFVIVVIIIIFSLLLFSKKLKDTVDLRTKEINEKNNILKEVQSIAHLGSWNYDVKQKKLDWSDEIFRIIGFQPQSFKPNENTLLSYVHPDDFKHVQKARKKSMTDKQQCNIEYKILRDDGDIRYVQENIIHSFNAKGNLVKSIGTIYDITKTILHEKELKEQTKKAMESNIAKSEFLANMSHEIRTPLNAIMGFIDLLKEKERDSESLKYLGVINSASNDLLNIINDILDFSKIESGNITIDSINFNPKNEFLTTKKLFEARANEKNIILYLTINELPKILKGDVLRIKQVLNNLIGNAIKFTAEGKNIFVDIMYYKSQLRVRVKDEGIGISKEYQKRIFEPFSQEDNSTTRKYGGTGLGLSISYNLIKMMGGKLDVKSELNKGSEFYFSIPLETSDEQEDEKPKLSDIKKELEGNILLVEDNKANQMFIKVIFKKEKVTYDIANDGFEAIEYFKNNKYDVILMDENMPNMSGIETTSKIIEIEKKNKLKHTPIIALTANALKGDKKKFLSAGMDYYLTKPVDKNMLRQVLSEYLN; translated from the coding sequence ATGTTTTTAAAAATAAATTTCCTTCAAACCATATTATTTTTACTATTTTACGTATCTTGTTTAAATGCAAACAATAATAACTTAGAAAAAGTATCTCTTCAACTTAACGGTCTAAGTACATTTGAATTTGCAGGTTACTATATGGCTTTAAAGAACGGCTACTATAAAGAAGCGGGGCTTGATGTAAAAATATTAGAGAGAAATTTTAACAAAAATAATATAGACCAAGTTATAAACGGCGAAGCTACATATAGCATCTCGGATTCAAACATTTTACTTTACCGCTCATACGGTCATCCCGTACAAGTTATGGCATCTATATTTCAACACTCTCCACTTGTACTCATATCAGCTGAAAATACTATGATTTTCAGTCCTTTGGAAATGAATAATAAAATCATTTCTTACCCTGAAGCTACGGATAATGCTGCAGTAAGTGTATTGCTAAGTTCTTCTGGTCTTAAAAAATCAGACTATACATACATACCTTTTAAAAATGATTATAAAGATTTTTTAGAAGGAAAGATAGATGTAATATCCGGACATTCCGGTCGTATTATATTTGACTTACTGGATGAAGATGTCGATTTTAATATAATTAATCCCGTAAACTACGGTGTTGATTTATATGACGGCATACTCTTTAGTAGAGAAAAAGAACTGAAAAACAATCCAGAACGTTCAAAAAAATTTCTTGCGGCATCTATAAAAGGATGGAACTATGCTATGGACAATAAAGAGTTAAGTGCAAAAACCCTCATTGATGAATACGGAAGCAAATCAACTCTTGATGCCCTTTTATATGAAGCAAATCTGTATGAAAAACTTATGGTTAGAAAGTTGGTAGATATAGGTTATACAAATTCAGACAGATTTTATAAAGCCGCCCAAGCATTTGAAAAGATGGACAAATCCGATAAAGATTCATTAAAACAAGCTCTAAAAGAGTTAGTTTGGAATCCAAATACGGATAAACCGAATTATGAAAAATATTTAAACATACTTTTGATTTTTGTAATAGTAGTCATAATTATAATTTTTTCACTTTTATTATTTAGTAAAAAACTAAAAGATACCGTGGATTTAAGAACAAAAGAGATTAACGAAAAGAACAATATTTTAAAAGAGGTACAAAGTATTGCCCATCTAGGTTCATGGAACTATGACGTAAAACAAAAAAAGCTGGATTGGAGCGATGAAATTTTTAGAATAATAGGCTTTCAACCACAATCATTTAAACCAAATGAAAATACTCTTCTTTCTTATGTACACCCTGATGATTTTAAGCATGTACAAAAAGCCCGTAAAAAAAGTATGACGGACAAACAGCAATGCAATATCGAGTACAAAATACTAAGAGACGACGGCGATATACGATATGTACAAGAAAACATCATCCACAGTTTTAATGCTAAAGGCAATCTAGTAAAAAGTATAGGTACTATATATGATATAACAAAAACTATCCTTCACGAAAAAGAGCTAAAAGAACAAACAAAAAAAGCTATGGAATCAAACATAGCCAAATCGGAATTTTTAGCTAATATGAGTCATGAAATAAGGACGCCGCTAAACGCCATAATGGGTTTTATAGACCTTTTAAAAGAAAAAGAACGAGATAGTGAAAGCTTAAAGTATTTAGGCGTAATAAATAGTGCAAGTAATGATTTGTTGAATATAATCAACGATATACTTGATTTTAGCAAAATTGAGAGTGGAAATATAACTATAGACTCGATAAATTTTAATCCAAAAAATGAGTTTTTAACAACAAAAAAACTTTTTGAAGCTAGAGCAAACGAAAAAAACATAATACTGTATTTGACCATAAATGAACTCCCGAAAATCTTAAAAGGAGATGTATTAAGAATCAAGCAAGTATTAAATAACCTTATAGGAAACGCCATTAAGTTTACGGCGGAAGGTAAAAATATTTTTGTAGATATCATGTACTACAAATCTCAACTGCGAGTAAGAGTAAAGGATGAGGGTATCGGTATTTCAAAAGAATATCAAAAAAGGATTTTTGAGCCATTTTCGCAAGAGGACAATTCAACCACCAGAAAGTATGGAGGTACAGGCTTAGGTTTATCTATTTCTTATAACCTTATTAAGATGATGGGAGGTAAACTTGATGTAAAAAGTGAACTGAACAAAGGTAGTGAATTTTACTTTTCTATCCCTCTTGAAACCAGTGATGAGCAAGAGGATGAAAAACCAAAACTTAGTGACATAAAAAAAGAGTTAGAAGGAAATATTTTGTTGGTAGAAGACAATAAAGCAAATCAAATGTTTATAAAAGTCATCTTCAAAAAAGAAAAAGTAACTTACGATATAGCAAACGACGGTTTTGAAGCAATAGAATATTTTAAAAACAATAAATACGATGTAATACTTATGGATGAAAATATGCCTAATATGAGCGGGATTGAAACAACTTCTAAAATTATAGAGATAGAAAAGAAAAATAAACTAAAACATACCCCTATTATAGCTCTAACGGCAAATGCTTTAAAAGGCGATAAGAAAAAATTCTTATCTGCAGGGATGGATTATTATTTAACAAAACCGGTAGATAAAAATATGTTACGACAAGTTTTAAGCGAATATCTTAACTAA
- a CDS encoding tyrosine-type recombinase/integrase translates to MCFLYSNKVRDYSWKDRLKRANLEYRTIYNIRHSFASLMISKGEDILWVSHMLGHSSTEMTLRKYVKYIKNERKQRAVFLHNEI, encoded by the coding sequence TTGTGTTTCTTATATAGTAATAAGGTAAGAGATTACTCTTGGAAAGACAGATTAAAAAGAGCAAATTTAGAATATAGAACAATCTACAACATTAGACACTCGTTTGCAAGTTTAATGATAAGTAAGGGTGAAGATATACTTTGGGTCTCTCATATGTTAGGTCACAGTTCAACTGAAATGACTTTACGAAAATATGTTAAATACATTAAAAATGAGAGAAAACAAAGAGCAGTTTTTTTACATAATGAAATCTAG
- a CDS encoding AAA family ATPase — MLIGLFVRNIKSYEKTFYIPTVKNNKPFTFYIGENGVGKSSILEALDIFFNNREWNINRNSKKHDAFICPVFLIKKESLNLTNNELKIISTINDLFLSWDINDTNYLKSNQHVLNFFYFLQEVKEMNNLNDYYLLLTPLHVSKQVNDYFFSFEKFITNQMEFDIGDVKNLIEKIKNIYSYIYVPVETPVDEILKMETTEMQMLLSEDILEYTEKMLSSKASIDGKKISIVDSINNKLDIFMYEVNDIISNIDNSYAYTADRQFKKYLTPKDIREQIFKAYFSIRSLSKNGKDIVQLSSGEKRKALIDIATAFLKQSSKRAKEVILAVDEPETSMHMKNVFDQFKQLESLVLEHNVQFIGTTHWYGFLPISDYGNLNHIALEDNDIKIKNLDFYNLFEQQDLFPDDIEMKSFFELVTSIITSIKSTTRFNKWIICEGSDDKKYLEYYLKFNQKNSNLRIIPVSGCGNVKKLYHLLYASLSQKDRVKIHGKILCLVDTDLRQFGLDNNILSDKDNTIYIRRIQIHKDIIKLDKIAQNTQRYSQTEVEDCLEPKKYFDTIKHIAIGTDIEQILNSYKQNNNCKISRIPSNNGEAVLLKFDEANGLIEHVNQFSEVISFLEKTSTKQQICNYYVSKYNSEFIPSWILDIVELLELDSCDIPSIDVKQEGTKALGRKQVIDTKKTIEEPIETKEKVEKTISNKNEIKLSKDNKEAKEDISNQEKIKLSSNNKEDLKETLDIEKGRTKLIDKEKSIDFSELDAELLKLFEQEKFSNNDSHIINDYMSKNFNNESFIYLLNKYFIKLSNNLNILHNIINHEIPIKFSIDDLLNNIQTLTSGSQYKLHLILEIMFISMKTFKQDDLEKVTNIINSRNVVNNTADINEFYFTIYVALKLNNLDELRLLFSESALINIINSVETIIYYQHFGKYIQIGYEFKNIIGLSNNLFNGSSYAPYLDIYIHALKQYEAFELLLDEDKKGTFRKKLDNYYKNKPKQNTKYNKLFNKIFSKFSLKEN, encoded by the coding sequence ATGCTAATTGGTCTATTTGTAAGGAATATAAAAAGCTATGAAAAAACTTTTTATATCCCTACTGTTAAAAATAACAAGCCATTCACTTTTTATATTGGTGAAAATGGAGTAGGTAAAAGTTCTATTTTAGAAGCACTTGATATTTTTTTTAATAATAGAGAATGGAATATAAATAGAAATTCCAAAAAACATGACGCATTTATATGTCCAGTTTTCCTTATAAAAAAAGAATCTTTAAATTTAACGAATAATGAATTAAAGATAATTTCCACTATTAATGATTTATTTTTAAGTTGGGATATCAATGATACTAACTATTTAAAATCAAATCAACATGTTCTAAACTTTTTTTACTTTTTACAAGAAGTAAAAGAAATGAATAATTTAAATGACTATTATCTTTTATTAACACCTCTTCATGTAAGTAAGCAAGTTAATGATTATTTTTTCTCTTTTGAAAAATTCATTACTAATCAAATGGAATTTGACATAGGAGATGTTAAAAACTTAATAGAAAAAATAAAAAATATATATTCATACATATATGTACCTGTTGAAACACCTGTGGACGAAATATTAAAAATGGAAACAACAGAAATGCAAATGTTATTAAGTGAGGACATTTTAGAATATACTGAAAAGATGTTATCATCAAAAGCTTCAATAGATGGTAAAAAAATATCAATTGTAGATTCAATTAATAATAAGCTTGATATATTTATGTATGAAGTTAATGATATTATTTCTAATATAGATAACAGTTACGCTTATACAGCAGATAGACAATTTAAAAAATATTTAACTCCAAAAGATATTAGAGAACAAATTTTTAAAGCATATTTTTCAATTAGAAGTTTAAGTAAAAATGGAAAAGATATTGTTCAATTAAGTTCTGGTGAAAAAAGAAAAGCTCTTATTGATATAGCAACAGCATTTTTAAAACAAAGTTCAAAAAGAGCAAAAGAAGTTATATTAGCGGTAGATGAACCTGAAACATCCATGCATATGAAAAATGTTTTCGATCAGTTTAAACAACTAGAAAGTTTAGTTTTAGAACATAATGTACAATTTATAGGTACAACACATTGGTATGGCTTTTTACCTATTAGTGATTATGGCAACTTAAATCATATTGCACTAGAAGACAATGATATAAAAATTAAAAACTTAGATTTTTATAATCTTTTTGAACAACAAGATTTATTTCCAGATGATATTGAAATGAAAAGTTTTTTTGAATTAGTTACATCAATCATAACTTCAATTAAATCAACAACAAGATTTAATAAATGGATAATATGTGAAGGAAGTGATGATAAAAAATACTTAGAATATTATTTAAAATTTAATCAAAAAAATTCTAATCTTAGAATCATACCAGTAAGTGGATGTGGTAATGTAAAAAAGCTATACCATTTACTCTATGCTTCATTAAGTCAGAAAGATAGAGTTAAAATACATGGAAAAATACTTTGTCTTGTAGATACTGATTTAAGACAATTTGGTTTGGATAACAATATTCTATCTGACAAAGATAATACGATTTACATTAGAAGAATTCAAATTCATAAAGACATAATAAAATTAGATAAAATTGCTCAAAATACACAAAGATATTCCCAAACTGAAGTCGAAGATTGTTTAGAACCTAAAAAATATTTTGATACAATAAAACATATTGCTATTGGCACTGATATTGAGCAAATTTTAAACTCATATAAACAAAATAATAATTGTAAGATATCTAGAATACCATCAAATAATGGAGAAGCTGTTTTATTAAAATTTGATGAAGCTAATGGTTTAATAGAACATGTTAATCAATTTTCAGAAGTTATTAGCTTTTTAGAGAAAACAAGTACAAAACAACAAATTTGTAATTATTATGTTTCTAAATACAATTCAGAGTTTATTCCATCATGGATTTTAGATATTGTTGAATTACTAGAACTAGACAGTTGTGATATACCATCTATAGATGTTAAACAAGAAGGTACAAAAGCTTTAGGCAGGAAGCAAGTCATAGATACTAAAAAAACTATAGAAGAACCTATTGAGACTAAAGAAAAAGTAGAAAAAACTATAAGTAATAAAAATGAAATAAAGTTATCCAAAGATAATAAAGAAGCAAAAGAAGATATAAGTAATCAAGAGAAAATAAAGTTGTCCTCAAATAATAAAGAAGATTTAAAAGAAACATTGGACATTGAAAAAGGAAGAACAAAACTTATAGATAAGGAAAAGTCAATTGATTTTTCAGAGTTAGATGCTGAACTCCTTAAATTATTTGAACAAGAAAAGTTTTCTAATAATGATTCTCACATTATAAATGATTATATGTCAAAGAACTTTAATAATGAAAGTTTTATTTATTTATTAAATAAGTATTTTATAAAGCTTTCAAATAATTTAAATATATTACACAATATTATCAATCACGAAATACCAATAAAATTTTCAATTGATGACCTTTTAAATAATATACAGACGCTTACCTCTGGATCACAATATAAATTACATCTAATTTTAGAAATAATGTTTATTTCTATGAAGACTTTTAAACAAGATGATTTAGAAAAAGTTACTAATATTATTAATTCTAGAAACGTAGTTAATAATACTGCAGATATTAATGAATTTTATTTTACTATATATGTTGCATTAAAATTGAATAATTTAGATGAATTAAGGTTATTATTTTCAGAAAGTGCATTGATTAATATAATTAATTCTGTAGAAACTATTATTTACTATCAACATTTTGGGAAATATATTCAAATAGGTTATGAGTTTAAAAATATCATAGGTCTAAGTAATAATTTATTTAATGGCTCTAGTTACGCTCCTTATCTTGATATATATATTCATGCATTAAAACAATATGAAGCATTTGAGTTATTATTAGATGAAGATAAAAAAGGAACTTTTAGAAAAAAACTTGATAACTACTATAAAAATAAGCCTAAGCAGAATACAAAATACAACAAACTATTTAATAAAATTTTTAGTAAGTTTAGTTTAAAAGAAAACTAA
- the amrB gene encoding AmmeMemoRadiSam system protein B, with product MTRNMSVSGTFYPSQEKEILKYFEHFSSLIEEISLPSSKAIIVPHAGYIYSGFTANIAYKVLKNSSVKNFLIIGPSHRIGFQRSSICNFEAYDTPFGEIKGDNDIFDELKSKFNISSYYEAHREHSTEVQFPFIKHYIQDASIIELVYSKEDPKELSKLIKYIYEKKDWGVVISTDLSHFYNLEDANSLDAICIDAVKNMDVNSLHKGCEACGIIGIEAMLLSANELNLKSKILDYRTSADASGDNSNVVGYLSACFN from the coding sequence ATGACTAGAAATATGAGCGTATCCGGAACTTTTTACCCGAGTCAGGAAAAAGAGATTTTAAAATATTTTGAGCATTTTTCTTCCTTAATAGAAGAGATTTCCTTACCGTCTTCAAAAGCTATAATAGTACCACACGCAGGTTATATCTATTCAGGCTTTACGGCAAACATTGCATATAAAGTTTTAAAAAACAGCTCGGTTAAAAACTTTTTAATCATAGGTCCTTCTCACAGGATTGGATTTCAAAGAAGCAGTATATGTAATTTTGAGGCTTATGATACACCTTTTGGAGAGATAAAAGGGGATAACGATATATTTGACGAACTAAAATCAAAGTTTAATATATCTTCATATTATGAAGCGCATCGTGAGCACTCTACCGAGGTACAGTTTCCATTTATAAAGCACTATATACAAGACGCAAGTATTATAGAATTAGTCTATTCTAAAGAAGATCCAAAAGAACTCTCAAAATTAATAAAATATATATATGAAAAAAAAGACTGGGGCGTAGTTATATCGACTGATTTAAGCCACTTTTATAATTTAGAAGATGCAAATTCTCTAGATGCAATATGTATAGATGCCGTAAAAAATATGGATGTAAACTCTCTTCATAAAGGTTGCGAGGCTTGCGGTATTATAGGTATAGAAGCGATGCTCTTAAGTGCCAATGAGTTAAACTTAAAATCAAAAATACTCGATTATAGAACGAGTGCAGATGCAAGCGGTGACAACTCTAACGTAGTAGGATATCTAAGCGCATGTTTTAACTAA
- the groL gene encoding chaperonin GroEL (60 kDa chaperone family; promotes refolding of misfolded polypeptides especially under stressful conditions; forms two stacked rings of heptamers to form a barrel-shaped 14mer; ends can be capped by GroES; misfolded proteins enter the barrel where they are refolded when GroES binds) — translation MAKEIIFSDDARNKLARGVAQLCDAVKVTMGPRGRNVLIQKSYGAPIITKDGVSVAREIELSDKLEDMGAQLVKEVASNTADEAGDGTTTATVLANAIFSEGLRNITAGANPVEVKRGMDKACEAILQNLKAASKTIKDKNEIAQVATISANSDKEIGDMIAEAMEKVGQDGVITVEEAKGISDELDVVEGMQFDRGYLSPYFITNTDKMIAEIENPYILLADSKINSLKDLLPVLEQVQKTNRPLLIIAEDVEGEALSTLVVNKLRGVLNISAVKAPGFGDRRKAMLQDIAILTAGTVISEETGHTLEGANIQMLGQAARVVIDKDNTVIVDGAGDEAQVKQRISEIRTQIDATSSEYDKEKLQERLAKLSGGVAVIKVGAATETEMKEKKDRVDDALSATKAAVEEGIVIGGGAALVRAAAKVNLELEEHDQKIGCEIILRAVKAPIKQIAQNAGYDTGVVVNAIENADNENLGFNAATGEYVDMFEAGIIDPLKVERVALTNATSVASLLLTTEAAVFEIPKDEPADMGGGGMPPQMGMPGMM, via the coding sequence ATGGCAAAAGAGATAATTTTTTCAGATGATGCAAGAAATAAACTTGCACGTGGTGTAGCACAACTTTGTGATGCAGTTAAAGTTACTATGGGACCACGCGGTCGCAATGTTCTAATCCAAAAAAGCTATGGTGCTCCTATTATCACAAAAGACGGTGTGTCTGTTGCACGTGAGATAGAACTGAGCGATAAGCTAGAAGATATGGGTGCTCAACTTGTTAAAGAAGTAGCATCTAACACTGCAGATGAAGCAGGTGACGGTACTACTACTGCTACTGTTTTGGCTAATGCTATATTTAGTGAGGGTCTAAGAAACATAACAGCGGGTGCAAATCCTGTTGAAGTTAAACGTGGTATGGACAAAGCTTGTGAAGCTATTTTACAAAATCTAAAAGCTGCTTCAAAAACTATCAAAGATAAAAACGAGATAGCTCAAGTTGCTACTATCTCTGCAAACTCTGACAAAGAGATAGGTGATATGATAGCAGAAGCTATGGAGAAAGTTGGTCAAGACGGTGTTATCACAGTTGAAGAAGCTAAAGGTATCTCTGATGAGTTAGATGTAGTTGAGGGTATGCAGTTTGACCGCGGTTATTTAAGTCCGTATTTCATTACAAATACTGATAAAATGATAGCAGAGATTGAAAATCCTTACATTCTTTTAGCAGACAGTAAAATCAACTCGCTAAAAGATTTACTTCCTGTTTTAGAGCAAGTTCAAAAAACTAACCGTCCGCTTCTAATCATTGCGGAAGATGTAGAAGGTGAAGCACTTTCAACTTTAGTTGTGAATAAACTTCGCGGTGTGTTAAATATCTCTGCTGTTAAAGCTCCGGGTTTTGGTGACAGACGTAAAGCTATGCTTCAAGATATAGCTATTTTAACAGCAGGTACTGTAATCAGCGAAGAAACAGGACACACGCTAGAGGGTGCAAACATTCAGATGCTAGGTCAAGCTGCACGTGTTGTAATAGATAAAGACAACACTGTAATCGTTGATGGTGCAGGTGATGAAGCACAAGTTAAACAAAGAATCTCTGAAATTCGTACACAGATAGATGCAACTTCAAGCGAGTATGACAAAGAGAAACTTCAAGAGCGTCTTGCAAAATTATCAGGCGGTGTAGCGGTTATCAAAGTGGGTGCCGCAACCGAGACTGAGATGAAAGAGAAAAAAGACAGAGTTGACGATGCACTAAGTGCTACAAAAGCCGCTGTTGAAGAGGGTATAGTTATAGGTGGTGGAGCTGCACTTGTTCGTGCTGCTGCGAAAGTTAATTTAGAACTTGAAGAACACGACCAAAAAATCGGTTGTGAGATTATTTTACGTGCAGTAAAAGCTCCTATAAAACAAATAGCTCAAAATGCAGGTTACGATACAGGTGTTGTAGTAAATGCAATCGAAAATGCTGATAACGAGAACTTAGGTTTCAATGCTGCTACGGGTGAATATGTAGATATGTTTGAAGCAGGGATTATAGATCCTCTAAAAGTTGAGCGTGTAGCACTTACAAATGCTACTTCAGTTGCATCTTTACTCTTAACTACGGAAGCAGCTGTATTTGAAATCCCAAAAGATGAGCCGGCTGATATGGGTGGTGGCGGTATGCCTCCGCAAATGGGAATGCCTGGTATGATGTAA